From Drosophila virilis strain 15010-1051.87 chromosome X, Dvir_AGI_RSII-ME, whole genome shotgun sequence, the proteins below share one genomic window:
- the LOC6631570 gene encoding fibrinogen-like protein A — protein sequence MALEALVTALACLSTTTTTLPGKPIPSIIQNSLEPLRVDNHTGGCPVSALGGLMARVHHMTDELRSLRSDINELQHLIDQYKSQSYSGQLESRILPVQPFVPSVTDANDIPRNCLDQRHGQVRIRIAPDVEPFYVSCDQEVRGGGWLVIAYRFDGSENFNREWNAYKTGFGALNSEFFIGLDKLNRLTNSGEHELLIIMRNKDREERFALYDQFSIGSEAEKYLLYVLGPYKGDAGDSLRYHGGKKFTTFDQDNDDNGQNCARTHSGAWWYGRECFESNLFGTFQKKYGQEIDYFKGILWKTFLPGPTGSLRYVRMLIRPYRQA from the exons ATGGCTCTTGAAGCACTAGTCACAGCTTTGGCCTGTCTAagcacgacaacaacgacgctGCCTGGGAAACCCATACCAAGTATCATACAAAATTCGCTGGAGCCGCTTCGTGTGGACAAT CATACAGGCGGCTGTCCAGTCTCTGCGCTAGGAGGTCTGATGGCGCG TGTCCATCACATGACCGATGAGCTGCGGTCGCTCCGATCGGATATTAACGAATTGCAACATCTCATCGACCAGTATAAAAGCCAATCATATAGCGGACAACTTGAATCGCGCAT CCTTCCAGTTCAACCTTTCGTGCCTTCAGTCACTGATGCCAATGATATACCGCGCAATTGTCTGGATCAAAGGCACGGTCAGGTGCGCATCCGTATCGCGCCCGATGTCGAGCCCTTTTATGTGAGCTGTGATCAAGAGGTGCGCGGCGGTGGATGGCTAGTGATCGCTTATCGATTCGATGGCAGTGAGAATTTTAATCGCGAGTGGAATGCATACAAGACTGGTTTTGGTGCGCTTAACTCTGAGTTTTTTATTGGCCTGGATAAATTGAACCGGCTGACCAACAGCGGTGAACACGAGCTACTTATTATAATGCGTAACAAAGATCGGGAGGAGCGTTTCGCGCTCTATGATCAGTTCAGCATTGGCAGCGAAGCGGAGAAATATTTGCTCTATGTGCTGGGCCCCTACAAAGGCGACGCAGGCGACTCCCTGCGATATCACGGCGGCAAGAAGTTCACAACCTTTGACCAGGATAACGACGACAACGGACAAAACTGCGCGCGCACTCACTCGGGAGCCTGGTGGTATGGACGCGAATGTTTCGAGAG caATCTATTTGGCACTTTTCAAAAAAAGTATGGCCAGGAGATTGACTATTTTAAAGGCATTCTTTGGAAAACCTTTCTACCGGGTCCCACAGGCTCGTTGCGATATGTTCGCATGCTAATCCGACCTTACAGGCAGGCGTAG
- the LOC6631569 gene encoding fibroleukin isoform X2 — MSVMLQLDAFVTMLACLTTTHNDLGNYSLPLDNSTSGSFPLSKLSSLTTRIQALSTDIASAKEQLGSLQEQLVDLRRWTAPRVATAVTADRTLSTRIADLNPQILKNAAVPAGATVETGTGLGVSASEPSTPHNCLRQQHGVVRIRPQANMDAFFVFCDQKNRGGGWTVITNRIDGSEDFNRKWEDYKIGFGPLTNEFFIGLEKLHQITNSEDNELLVQLENRKQEKRYALYDHFSIGSESEQYRLNVLGNYQGDASDALRQHNGRKFSTYDRENDENEVNCAVAQSSAFWYSNACTLRFSNALHS; from the exons ATGAGCGTAATGCTGCAACTGGACGCGTTTGTCACAATGCTGGCCTGCCTTACCACAACGCATAACGATCTGGGCAATTATTCCTTGCCCCTCGACAATTCG ACATCCGGAAGCTTTCCCCTGTCAAAGCTAAGTAGTCTTACTACACGTATTCAGGCACTATCAACAGATATTGCCAGCGCCAAGGAGCAATTAGGCAGCCTGCAGGAGCAGCTGGTAGATCTGCGTCGATGGACTGCCCCCAGAGTTGCCACAGCAGTTACGGCGGACAGGACACTTAGCACGCGCAT TGCTGATTTGAATCCACAAATACTGAAGAATGCTGCAGTTCCGGCTGGTGCGACCGTGGAAACGGGTACTGGTCTTGGGGTATCGGCCAGCGAGCCGAGCACGCCACATAATTGCCTGAGACAGCAACACGGTGTAGTGCGTATTCGTCCGCAGGCTAATATGGATGccttttttgtgttttgcgaTCAAAAGAACCGAGGCGGCGGCTGGACTGTGATCACAAATCGTATAGATGGCTCTGAAGACTTTAACCGCAAGTGGGAGGACTATAAAATTGGGTTTGGGCCACTAACAAATGAGTTTTTTATTGGACTGGAGAAGCTGCATCAAATCACAAATAGTGAAGATAACGAACTATTGGTACAACTGGAAAATCGCAAGCAGGAGAAGCGTTATGCCCTCTATGATCACTTTAGCATTGGCAGCGAATCGGAGCAATACCGCCTGAATGTACTAGGAAATTACCAGGGCGATGCCTCCGATGCACTGCGTCAACACAACGGTAGAAAGTTCAGTACGTATGACAGGGAAAACGATGAGAATGAGGTTAACTGCGCAGTTGCACAGTCGTCCGCCTTTTGGTATAGCAACGCATGTACTCTAAG
- the LOC6631569 gene encoding fibroleukin isoform X1 has product MSVMLQLDAFVTMLACLTTTHNDLGNYSLPLDNSTSGSFPLSKLSSLTTRIQALSTDIASAKEQLGSLQEQLVDLRRWTAPRVATAVTADRTLSTRIADLNPQILKNAAVPAGATVETGTGLGVSASEPSTPHNCLRQQHGVVRIRPQANMDAFFVFCDQKNRGGGWTVITNRIDGSEDFNRKWEDYKIGFGPLTNEFFIGLEKLHQITNSEDNELLVQLENRKQEKRYALYDHFSIGSESEQYRLNVLGNYQGDASDALRQHNGRKFSTYDRENDENEVNCAVAQSSAFWYSNACTLSNPFGIYQRLLERDVDSYKGILWRGFLDGPKGSLKLMRLLVRPRTSSS; this is encoded by the exons ATGAGCGTAATGCTGCAACTGGACGCGTTTGTCACAATGCTGGCCTGCCTTACCACAACGCATAACGATCTGGGCAATTATTCCTTGCCCCTCGACAATTCG ACATCCGGAAGCTTTCCCCTGTCAAAGCTAAGTAGTCTTACTACACGTATTCAGGCACTATCAACAGATATTGCCAGCGCCAAGGAGCAATTAGGCAGCCTGCAGGAGCAGCTGGTAGATCTGCGTCGATGGACTGCCCCCAGAGTTGCCACAGCAGTTACGGCGGACAGGACACTTAGCACGCGCAT TGCTGATTTGAATCCACAAATACTGAAGAATGCTGCAGTTCCGGCTGGTGCGACCGTGGAAACGGGTACTGGTCTTGGGGTATCGGCCAGCGAGCCGAGCACGCCACATAATTGCCTGAGACAGCAACACGGTGTAGTGCGTATTCGTCCGCAGGCTAATATGGATGccttttttgtgttttgcgaTCAAAAGAACCGAGGCGGCGGCTGGACTGTGATCACAAATCGTATAGATGGCTCTGAAGACTTTAACCGCAAGTGGGAGGACTATAAAATTGGGTTTGGGCCACTAACAAATGAGTTTTTTATTGGACTGGAGAAGCTGCATCAAATCACAAATAGTGAAGATAACGAACTATTGGTACAACTGGAAAATCGCAAGCAGGAGAAGCGTTATGCCCTCTATGATCACTTTAGCATTGGCAGCGAATCGGAGCAATACCGCCTGAATGTACTAGGAAATTACCAGGGCGATGCCTCCGATGCACTGCGTCAACACAACGGTAGAAAGTTCAGTACGTATGACAGGGAAAACGATGAGAATGAGGTTAACTGCGCAGTTGCACAGTCGTCCGCCTTTTGGTATAGCAACGCATGTACTCTAAG CAATCCATTTGGCATTTATCAGCGCTTGCTAGAACGCGATGTGGATAGCTATAAGGGCATCTTATGGCGCGGCTTTCTCGATGGCCCTAAGGGTTCCCTGAAACTGATGCGCTTGCTAGTACGTCCACGTACCAGCAGCAGTTAA